In Morococcus cerebrosus, a single genomic region encodes these proteins:
- the putA gene encoding bifunctional proline dehydrogenase/L-glutamate gamma-semialdehyde dehydrogenase PutA: protein MFDFAFPTQTPLRQAITDAYRRDEIEAVQDMLQRAQMSDEERRAASELARRLVTQVRASRTKASGVDALMHEFSLSSEEGIALMCLAEALLRIPDNATRDRLIADKISEGNWKSHLNNSPSLFVNAAAWGLLITGKLTAPSDKQMGSALNRLVSKGGAPLIRQGVNYAMRLLGKQFVTGQTIEEALQNGKEREKMGYRFSFDMLGEAAYTQEDADRYYNDYVQAIHAIGKDAAGQGVYEGNGISVKLSAIHPRYSRAQHERVMSELLPRLKELFLLGKKYDIGINIDAEEANRLELSLDLMEALVSDPDLAGYKGIGFVVQAYQKRCPFVIDYLIDLARRNNQKLMIRLVKGAYWDSEIKWAQVDGLDGYPTYTRKVHTDISYLACARKLLDAQDAVFPQFATHNAYTLGAIYQMGKGKDFEHQCLHGMGETLYDQVVGPQNLGRRVRVYAPVGTHETLLAYLVRRLLENGANSSFVNQIVDENISIDTLIRSPFDTIAEQGIHLHNALPLPRDLYGRGRLNSQGVDFSNETVLQQLQEKLNRAAAQDFHAASIINGKARDVGEAQPIKNPADHDDIVGTVSFADAALAQEAVGAAVAAFPEWSATPAAERAECLRRFADLLEQHTPALMMLAVREAGKTLNNAVAEVREAVDFCRYYAGEAENTLPKDAKAVGAIVAISPWNFPLAIFTGEVVSALAAGNTVIAKPAEQTSLIASYAVSLMHEAGIPTSALQLVLGAGDVGAALTGDPRIGGVIFTGSTEVAQLINKALAKRDDSPVLIAETGGQNAMIVDSTALPEQVCLDVLNSAFDSAGQRCSALRILCVQEDVADKMLAIIKGAMDELVVDKPVQLTTDVGPVIDAEAQQNLQSHINKMKGVAKSYHEVKAASDVDPEKSTFVLPILFELNNLNELTREVFGPVLHVVRYRADELDQIIDQINSKGYALTSGVHSRIEGTVKRIRERIEAGNVYVNRNIVGAVVGVQPFGGHGMSGTGPKAGGSFYLQKLTRIPEWVAPPLSRIGQADEAALKRLEALIHKLPFNAEEKKAAASALGHARIRTLRQAESVLVGPTGERNAMSWRAPKRVWVHGGSLLQAFCALTELAAAGIVTVVEPDSPLASYTADLEGLLQVNSKPENTGVHHVAALSPLDSSRKEELAKRDGALIRILPSEQGLDILQVFEEISCSVNTTAAGGNASLMAVSD from the coding sequence ATGTTTGACTTTGCTTTTCCGACACAAACGCCACTGCGCCAAGCGATTACCGATGCTTACCGCCGCGACGAAATCGAAGCCGTTCAGGATATGCTGCAACGCGCCCAGATGAGCGATGAGGAGCGTCGGGCGGCGTCCGAACTCGCGCGCCGTTTGGTTACGCAGGTTCGTGCCAGCCGCACCAAAGCCAGCGGGGTAGATGCGCTGATGCACGAGTTTTCGCTCTCCAGCGAAGAAGGCATTGCGCTGATGTGTCTGGCGGAAGCTTTGCTGCGCATTCCCGACAATGCGACGCGCGACCGCCTGATTGCCGACAAAATTTCCGAAGGCAACTGGAAAAGCCATTTGAACAACAGCCCGTCCCTGTTCGTCAACGCCGCCGCATGGGGCTTGCTGATTACCGGCAAACTGACCGCGCCGAGCGACAAGCAGATGGGTTCGGCTCTGAACCGCCTCGTCAGTAAAGGCGGCGCGCCCCTGATCCGCCAAGGCGTGAACTACGCCATGCGCTTGTTGGGCAAGCAGTTTGTTACCGGACAAACCATTGAAGAAGCGCTGCAAAACGGCAAAGAGCGCGAAAAAATGGGCTACCGCTTCTCCTTCGATATGTTGGGCGAAGCCGCCTACACCCAAGAAGATGCCGACCGCTATTACAACGACTACGTTCAAGCCATTCACGCCATCGGCAAAGACGCCGCCGGACAAGGCGTTTATGAAGGCAACGGTATTTCCGTCAAACTCTCCGCCATCCATCCGCGCTACTCCCGCGCCCAACACGAACGCGTCATGAGCGAACTCCTACCTCGTCTGAAAGAACTGTTCCTTTTGGGTAAAAAATACGATATCGGTATCAACATCGACGCCGAAGAAGCCAACCGTTTGGAGCTGTCTTTGGATTTGATGGAAGCACTCGTTTCCGACCCCGATTTAGCCGGTTACAAAGGCATCGGCTTTGTCGTTCAGGCATATCAAAAACGCTGCCCCTTCGTCATCGACTATCTGATTGACCTTGCCCGCCGCAACAACCAAAAACTGATGATCCGCCTCGTTAAAGGCGCGTACTGGGACAGCGAAATCAAATGGGCGCAAGTGGACGGCTTGGACGGCTATCCGACCTACACCCGCAAAGTCCATACCGACATCTCCTACCTCGCCTGCGCGCGCAAACTGCTGGACGCGCAAGACGCCGTGTTCCCGCAATTCGCCACCCACAACGCCTACACCTTGGGCGCGATTTACCAAATGGGCAAAGGCAAAGACTTTGAACACCAATGCCTGCACGGCATGGGCGAAACCTTGTACGACCAAGTGGTCGGCCCGCAAAACTTAGGCCGCCGCGTGCGCGTGTACGCCCCGGTCGGTACACACGAAACCCTGCTCGCCTACTTGGTGCGCCGCCTGTTGGAAAACGGCGCGAACTCATCGTTCGTCAACCAAATCGTCGATGAAAACATCAGCATCGACACGCTGATCCGCAGCCCGTTCGACACCATCGCCGAACAAGGCATCCACCTGCACAACGCCTTGCCGCTGCCGCGCGATTTGTACGGCAGGGGTCGTCTGAACTCTCAAGGCGTCGATTTCAGCAACGAAACCGTGTTGCAACAGCTTCAAGAAAAACTCAACCGCGCCGCCGCGCAAGACTTCCACGCCGCATCCATTATCAACGGCAAAGCCCGCGATGTCGGCGAAGCGCAACCGATTAAAAACCCCGCCGACCACGACGACATCGTCGGCACAGTCAGCTTTGCCGATGCCGCGCTTGCCCAAGAAGCCGTCGGTGCAGCCGTTGCCGCGTTTCCTGAATGGAGCGCGACGCCAGCCGCCGAGCGCGCCGAATGCCTGCGCCGCTTTGCCGATTTGCTGGAACAGCACACCCCCGCGCTGATGATGCTTGCCGTGCGCGAAGCAGGTAAAACGCTGAACAACGCCGTCGCCGAAGTGCGTGAAGCCGTCGACTTCTGCCGCTACTACGCAGGCGAAGCCGAAAACACCCTGCCCAAAGATGCCAAAGCCGTCGGCGCCATCGTCGCCATCAGCCCGTGGAACTTCCCGCTCGCCATCTTTACCGGCGAAGTCGTTTCCGCATTGGCGGCGGGCAACACCGTCATCGCCAAACCTGCCGAACAAACCAGCCTGATTGCCAGCTACGCCGTTTCCCTGATGCACGAAGCAGGCATCCCGACTTCCGCCTTGCAACTTGTCCTCGGCGCAGGCGACGTCGGCGCAGCGCTGACGGGCGATCCGCGTATCGGCGGCGTGATTTTCACCGGCTCGACCGAAGTGGCGCAACTGATTAACAAAGCCCTTGCCAAACGCGACGACAGCCCCGTATTGATTGCCGAAACCGGCGGTCAGAATGCCATGATTGTTGACTCCACCGCGCTGCCCGAGCAAGTTTGCTTGGACGTGCTCAACTCCGCCTTCGACAGCGCGGGACAACGCTGCTCCGCACTGCGTATCCTTTGCGTTCAAGAAGATGTCGCCGACAAGATGCTCGCCATCATCAAAGGCGCGATGGACGAATTGGTCGTCGACAAACCCGTTCAACTTACCACCGACGTAGGCCCCGTCATCGATGCCGAAGCGCAGCAAAACCTGCAATCGCACATCAACAAAATGAAAGGCGTTGCCAAGTCTTACCACGAAGTCAAAGCCGCCTCCGATGTTGATCCTGAAAAATCTACTTTCGTGCTGCCGATTTTGTTCGAACTCAACAATTTGAACGAACTCACCCGCGAAGTCTTCGGTCCCGTCCTGCACGTTGTCCGCTACCGTGCCGACGAACTTGACCAAATCATCGACCAAATCAACAGCAAAGGCTACGCGCTCACCAGCGGCGTACACAGCCGTATCGAAGGTACGGTCAAACGCATCCGCGAACGCATCGAAGCGGGTAACGTTTACGTCAACCGCAACATCGTCGGCGCCGTCGTCGGCGTACAACCGTTCGGCGGACACGGTATGTCAGGTACAGGTCCGAAAGCAGGCGGTTCGTTCTACCTGCAAAAACTGACCCGCATCCCCGAATGGGTTGCCCCGCCGTTGAGCCGCATCGGACAAGCGGACGAAGCCGCGCTCAAACGCCTTGAAGCCCTGATTCACAAGCTGCCGTTTAATGCGGAAGAGAAAAAAGCAGCGGCATCAGCATTGGGACACGCCCGCATCCGCACCCTGCGCCAAGCAGAATCCGTCTTGGTCGGACCGACCGGCGAACGCAACGCCATGAGCTGGCGCGCGCCCAAACGCGTCTGGGTACACGGCGGCAGCCTCCTGCAAGCCTTCTGCGCCCTGACCGAACTTGCTGCCGCAGGCATCGTAACCGTCGTCGAACCCGACAGCCCGCTTGCCTCCTACACCGCCGACCTCGAAGGCCTGCTGCAAGTCAACAGCAAACCTGAAAACACAGGCGTGCATCACGTCGCCGCCCTAAGCCCGCTGGACAGCAGCCGCAAGGAAGAGCTGGCAAAACGCGACGGCGCACTCATCCGCATCCTCCCGTCCGAACAAGGCTTGGACATCCTGCAAGTGTTTGAAGAAATTTCTTGCAGCGTCAACACCACAGCCGCCGGCGGCAACGCCAGCCTGATGGCCGTTTCTGACTAA
- a CDS encoding tyrosine-protein phosphatase translates to MMKRTIPIIFSAFLLAACQASSTQETRTMNTRLWAVSVKQDANLYRIDDKLYRSEQPVPEDGETISQQGIKSVVNLRFFDRNDDDYLKQYGINIINRPLLSWNVKPKDIAEILYLIEKQQQNGAVLIHCYHGADRTGLIAGMYRILYQGWQIEEAKAEMQHGPYGYHSIWKNIANLFTEAKVQEVKNHLERLRSNERNAVSGQ, encoded by the coding sequence ATGATGAAACGAACCATACCGATTATCTTCTCAGCCTTCCTGCTTGCCGCCTGCCAAGCCTCATCCACTCAAGAAACACGAACCATGAATACCCGACTTTGGGCAGTATCCGTCAAGCAAGATGCCAACCTTTACCGTATCGACGACAAACTCTACCGCAGCGAACAGCCCGTCCCCGAGGACGGCGAAACCATTTCACAGCAGGGTATCAAAAGCGTCGTCAATCTGCGCTTTTTCGACCGCAATGACGACGACTATCTCAAGCAATACGGCATCAACATCATCAACCGCCCGCTGCTGTCGTGGAACGTCAAACCTAAAGACATCGCCGAAATCCTGTACCTGATTGAAAAACAGCAACAAAACGGCGCAGTCCTCATCCATTGCTACCACGGTGCGGACAGGACGGGGCTGATTGCCGGAATGTACCGCATCCTTTACCAAGGCTGGCAGATTGAAGAGGCAAAAGCCGAAATGCAGCACGGTCCCTACGGTTATCACAGCATTTGGAAAAATATCGCCAACCTGTTTACCGAAGCAAAAGTACAGGAAGTCAAAAACCATTTGGAACGCCTGCGCAGCAACGAACGGAATGCAGTATCGGGGCAATAA
- the yjgA gene encoding ribosome biogenesis factor YjgA: protein MFENEDEWVSKTQMKKQMNDLQALGMELTKLSTDTLKKIGLDEDLYEAVVTYKKITSNGALKRQSQFIGRLMRDTDPAPIEAFLAKLRGENTAHNAFLQRVEQARTRLLADDNAITQFMADFPHADAGKLRTLIRNTKKEQEQNKPPKNFRALFQEIKSVMEGSQSDLEETQDWAE, encoded by the coding sequence ATGTTTGAAAACGAAGACGAATGGGTCAGCAAAACCCAAATGAAAAAGCAGATGAACGATTTGCAGGCTTTGGGCATGGAGTTGACCAAACTCTCGACCGATACGCTGAAAAAAATCGGCTTGGACGAAGACTTGTACGAAGCCGTTGTTACCTACAAAAAAATCACGTCCAACGGCGCGCTCAAACGCCAAAGCCAATTCATCGGCAGGCTCATGCGAGACACCGACCCCGCGCCCATCGAAGCCTTCCTCGCCAAACTGCGCGGCGAAAATACCGCCCACAACGCCTTCTTGCAACGCGTCGAACAAGCTCGCACGCGCCTCTTGGCGGACGACAACGCAATCACCCAATTCATGGCGGACTTCCCCCATGCCGACGCAGGCAAATTGCGCACCTTAATCCGCAACACGAAAAAAGAGCAGGAACAAAACAAACCGCCGAAAAACTTCCGCGCCCTCTTCCAAGAAATCAAATCCGTCATGGAAGGCAGTCAGAGCGATTTGGAAGAAACGCAGGATTGGGCAGAATAA
- the cysE gene encoding serine O-acetyltransferase, translated as MKKDHLNTTDFNLWHTIREETAAAAAAEPMLASFLHQTVLRHDSLDSVLAYHLSSKLGSPIMDVRALFEIYQQALGSDARISNCVEADLKAIYERDPACDEYSLPLLYFKGFHAIQAHRINHWLYQNGRKTLAYFLQNRMSEVFGVDIHPAARFGHGLMLDHATGFVAGETAVLGNNISILHGVTLGGSGKEGGDRHPKIGDGVMIGANASILGNIRIGDNSKIGAGSVVVADVPSSITVVGVPAKPVGRSVKTPSADMDQSLQGTAMDFVI; from the coding sequence ATGAAAAAAGACCACCTGAACACAACCGATTTCAACCTCTGGCATACCATCCGCGAAGAAACCGCAGCCGCAGCCGCAGCCGAGCCGATGCTGGCGAGCTTTTTGCACCAAACCGTATTGCGCCACGATTCGCTCGATTCCGTCCTTGCCTACCACCTTTCCAGCAAACTCGGCAGCCCGATTATGGACGTGCGCGCCCTGTTTGAAATCTACCAGCAGGCATTGGGCAGCGACGCGCGCATCAGCAATTGCGTCGAAGCCGATTTGAAAGCCATTTACGAACGCGACCCCGCGTGCGACGAATATTCGCTGCCGCTCTTGTATTTCAAAGGTTTCCACGCCATTCAGGCGCACCGCATCAACCACTGGCTCTATCAAAACGGCCGAAAAACGCTGGCGTATTTCCTGCAAAATCGTATGTCGGAAGTCTTCGGCGTCGATATTCACCCCGCCGCCCGTTTCGGTCATGGGCTGATGCTCGACCACGCCACCGGTTTCGTTGCCGGCGAAACCGCCGTGTTGGGCAACAATATTTCCATCCTGCACGGCGTAACGCTCGGCGGCTCGGGCAAGGAAGGCGGCGACCGCCATCCGAAAATCGGCGACGGCGTGATGATCGGCGCGAACGCTTCGATATTGGGCAACATCCGCATCGGCGACAATTCCAAAATCGGCGCAGGCAGCGTGGTCGTTGCGGACGTACCGTCGTCAATCACCGTCGTCGGCGTGCCTGCCAAACCGGTGGGGCGTTCGGTCAAAACCCCATCGGCGGACATGGACCAGAGTTTGCAGGGTACGGCGATGGATTTTGTGATTTGA
- the putP gene encoding sodium/proline symporter PutP yields the protein MNPMYITFAIYLIAVLLIGLAAYFSTRNFDDYILGGRSLGPFVTAMSAGASDMSGWLLMGLPGAIYLSGLNEAWIAIGLVIGAYFNWLLVAGRLRVHTEYANNALTLPDYFFHRFGAGGHLMKVVSALIILFFFTIYCASGIVAGATLFQSLFEGMTYNQAMWLGAGATIAYTFLGGFLAVSWTDTLQASLMIFALILTPVMVYLGLGGADQMSAAIQSVAAGTGKEYNSLLAGTTVIGIISTAAWGLGYFGQPHILARFMAAESAKSLVSARRIGMTWMVLCLAGAVAVGYFGIAYFGANPDQTASMHGNHERIFIALSTLLFNPWIAGIILSAILAAVMSTLSCQLLVCSSAITEDFYKGFLRKNAPQKELVWVGRLMVLAIAVISILIASDPESKVLGLVSYAWAGFGAAFGPIVILSVLWKRITAYGALSGMIAGALTVVAWAEWVKKPALAAHETGLLTMYEIVPGFIACLVVAIIVSLVDKEPSREIQERFEKADAEYREAK from the coding sequence ATGAATCCCATGTATATCACTTTTGCAATCTATCTGATTGCCGTTCTCTTGATTGGTCTGGCCGCGTATTTCTCCACGCGCAATTTCGATGATTATATTTTGGGCGGGCGCAGCTTGGGTCCGTTTGTTACGGCGATGTCGGCGGGTGCGTCCGATATGTCGGGCTGGCTTTTGATGGGTTTGCCCGGCGCGATTTATTTGAGCGGTTTGAATGAGGCTTGGATTGCCATCGGTTTGGTGATCGGCGCGTATTTCAACTGGCTTTTGGTGGCGGGCCGTCTGCGCGTACATACCGAATATGCCAACAATGCGCTGACGCTGCCTGATTATTTCTTCCACCGCTTCGGCGCGGGCGGACATTTGATGAAAGTGGTTTCCGCGCTGATTATCTTGTTTTTCTTCACGATTTATTGTGCTTCGGGCATTGTGGCGGGTGCAACTTTGTTCCAAAGCCTGTTTGAAGGCATGACTTACAATCAGGCGATGTGGCTGGGTGCGGGTGCGACCATTGCCTATACCTTCTTGGGCGGCTTTTTGGCGGTAAGCTGGACGGATACGCTGCAAGCTTCTTTGATGATTTTTGCGCTGATTTTGACGCCGGTAATGGTGTATCTGGGTCTGGGTGGTGCAGATCAAATGTCTGCCGCGATTCAAAGCGTTGCCGCAGGTACGGGCAAAGAATATAACAGCCTGCTTGCCGGCACGACCGTCATCGGCATAATTTCCACCGCCGCATGGGGCTTGGGCTATTTCGGTCAGCCGCACATTTTGGCGCGCTTTATGGCGGCTGAAAGCGCGAAATCACTGGTGTCCGCACGCCGCATCGGTATGACTTGGATGGTGTTGTGTCTGGCAGGCGCAGTGGCGGTCGGCTATTTCGGCATTGCGTATTTTGGTGCCAATCCCGACCAAACCGCTTCCATGCATGGCAACCACGAACGTATCTTCATCGCGCTTTCTACTTTATTGTTCAACCCTTGGATTGCAGGCATTATTTTGAGCGCGATTTTGGCGGCGGTCATGTCCACTTTGTCTTGCCAGCTTTTGGTTTGCTCCAGCGCGATTACCGAAGACTTCTACAAAGGCTTTTTGCGTAAAAATGCGCCGCAAAAAGAGCTGGTGTGGGTGGGTCGTCTGATGGTGTTGGCGATTGCTGTGATCTCCATCCTGATTGCGTCCGACCCCGAAAGCAAAGTTTTGGGCTTGGTGTCTTATGCGTGGGCAGGCTTCGGCGCGGCGTTCGGTCCGATTGTGATTCTGTCGGTATTGTGGAAACGCATCACGGCATACGGCGCTTTGTCGGGCATGATTGCCGGCGCGCTGACTGTGGTGGCGTGGGCGGAGTGGGTCAAAAAACCTGCTTTGGCAGCACATGAAACCGGTCTTTTGACCATGTACGAAATCGTCCCCGGCTTCATTGCCTGCTTGGTGGTCGCTATTATCGTTTCACTTGTCGACAAAGAGCCGTCTCGTGAAATCCAAGAACGTTTTGAAAAAGCGGATGCAGAATACCGCGAGGCGAAATAA
- a CDS encoding glycosyltransferase, whose product MHVAVIPSWYPKTETDVDGIFFRLQAQALQRKGLKVGVIAPMFRYLRVHTKSIFTGPYGIRKHNQGGLNTYAYDSMYFFPRFPVIDLDRIRWVRAGMKAFARYVRENGRPDIVHAHSMNYAGILAYEIYKTYGIPYVITEHSSTITRNLIRPHQWPIMRLAAEHSAARFAVSRDFSRLLKEKYGLEWEYLPNVLGDNFARDFTFPDKGNQDYTFCTVSHLRHLKGHDLLLPAFAKALEKYPFLKLKIGGDGVEAANLRRLAQELGITHAVSFLGALTTDEVLDLMRQSDAFVLASRTETFGVVFIEALSQGLPVIATMCGGPQSIVTPENGILVPTENIPALTGALIEMYENRERFDHEKLRRDCLAEFSEEVIASSLIRTFEQIVGEK is encoded by the coding sequence ATGCACGTTGCCGTTATTCCTTCTTGGTATCCCAAAACTGAAACCGATGTGGACGGAATCTTTTTCCGTCTTCAAGCACAAGCCTTGCAGCGAAAAGGTTTGAAAGTCGGGGTGATTGCGCCGATGTTCCGCTATTTGCGCGTCCATACCAAATCTATTTTTACCGGTCCGTACGGCATCCGGAAACACAATCAGGGCGGGTTGAATACCTATGCTTACGACAGTATGTATTTTTTCCCCCGTTTTCCTGTTATTGATTTGGACCGCATCCGCTGGGTGCGCGCGGGGATGAAGGCATTTGCGCGGTATGTGCGTGAAAACGGCCGCCCCGATATTGTTCATGCACACTCCATGAACTACGCGGGTATCCTCGCTTACGAAATTTATAAGACTTACGGTATTCCCTACGTCATTACCGAACACAGTAGCACCATTACCCGCAACCTCATACGGCCTCACCAATGGCCGATCATGCGCCTCGCTGCCGAACATAGTGCCGCGCGTTTTGCCGTCAGCCGCGATTTCAGCCGCCTGCTGAAGGAAAAATACGGTTTGGAATGGGAATACTTGCCCAACGTACTGGGCGACAATTTCGCACGGGATTTCACGTTTCCCGATAAAGGAAACCAAGACTACACCTTCTGTACCGTTTCGCATCTGCGCCATCTGAAAGGGCATGACCTCCTGCTGCCGGCCTTTGCGAAAGCATTGGAAAAATATCCTTTCCTCAAATTGAAAATCGGCGGGGACGGCGTGGAAGCCGCCAATTTGCGCCGTTTGGCACAAGAGTTGGGCATTACGCATGCCGTCAGCTTCCTCGGCGCGCTCACTACGGACGAAGTATTGGATTTGATGCGCCAAAGCGACGCTTTCGTCCTTGCCAGCCGCACGGAAACCTTCGGGGTCGTGTTTATTGAAGCGTTGTCTCAGGGCTTGCCCGTCATCGCCACCATGTGCGGCGGTCCGCAATCCATCGTTACACCCGAGAACGGTATTTTGGTGCCGACCGAAAATATCCCCGCGCTTACCGGTGCATTGATTGAAATGTATGAAAATCGCGAACGCTTCGATCATGAAAAACTGCGTCGAGATTGTTTGGCGGAGTTTAGCGAGGAGGTTATCGCTTCAAGCTTAATCCGCACATTTGAACAAATCGTCGGAGAAAAGTAA
- the dusA gene encoding tRNA dihydrouridine(20/20a) synthase DusA gives MSQTNLPSRRLSVAPMLDWTDRHYRYLARQITRNTWLYSEMVNSGAIVYGDKDRFLMFNEGEQPVALQLGGSAPSDLAKAAKAAEEYGYNEVNLNCGCPSPRVQKGSFGACLMNEVMLVADCLNAMQDAVKIPVTVKHRIGVDRQTEYQTVADFVGTLRDKTACKTFIVHARNAWLDGLSPKENRDVPPLKYDYVYRLKKEFPDLEIIINGGITTNEAIAGHLQHVDGVMVGREAYHNPMVMHEWDRLFYGDTRSPIEYADLVQRLYTYSQAQIQAGRDTILRHIVRHSLGLMHGLKNARTWRRMLSDATLLKDNDGSLILDAWKEVERANVWE, from the coding sequence ATGTCTCAAACCAACCTCCCGTCCCGCCGCCTTTCCGTCGCCCCCATGCTCGACTGGACAGACCGCCACTACCGCTACCTCGCCCGCCAGATTACCCGCAACACATGGCTTTACAGCGAAATGGTCAATTCCGGTGCCATCGTTTATGGCGATAAAGACCGCTTTTTGATGTTCAACGAAGGCGAGCAGCCCGTCGCCCTGCAACTGGGCGGCAGCGCCCCGTCCGATTTGGCGAAAGCGGCCAAAGCCGCCGAAGAATACGGCTACAACGAGGTCAACCTCAACTGTGGCTGCCCCAGCCCGCGCGTGCAGAAAGGCTCGTTCGGCGCGTGTCTGATGAACGAAGTCATGCTGGTTGCCGACTGCCTCAACGCCATGCAGGACGCGGTCAAAATCCCCGTTACCGTCAAACACCGCATCGGCGTCGACAGGCAGACCGAATACCAAACCGTCGCCGATTTCGTCGGCACGCTGCGCGACAAAACCGCTTGCAAAACCTTCATCGTCCACGCCCGCAACGCATGGCTGGACGGACTCTCCCCCAAAGAAAACCGCGACGTTCCGCCGTTGAAATACGATTACGTTTACCGCTTGAAAAAAGAGTTTCCCGATCTGGAAATCATCATCAACGGCGGCATCACCACCAACGAAGCAATCGCCGGACACCTGCAACACGTTGACGGCGTAATGGTCGGACGCGAGGCGTATCACAACCCGATGGTCATGCACGAATGGGACAGGCTGTTTTACGGCGATACCCGCAGCCCGATTGAATACGCCGATTTGGTGCAGCGCCTCTACACATACAGTCAAGCCCAAATCCAAGCCGGACGCGACACAATCTTGCGCCACATCGTCCGCCACAGCCTCGGGCTGATGCACGGCCTGAAAAACGCCCGCACCTGGCGGCGTATGCTTTCCGACGCGACGCTGTTGAAAGACAACGACGGCAGCCTGATTCTCGACGCGTGGAAAGAGGTCGAGCGGGCGAACGTATGGGAATAA
- the pmbA gene encoding metalloprotease PmbA → MLFNHTASELTGLCGHALDLAKNMGAAAAEADFSESIGQSVSVRLGEIEQIEFQQDKSLDITVYVGKRKGRASTADFSEKALQDTVKAAIDIARYTAEDDCAGLADASLMAQHVGNLDRYHEWDLSTEAAIELAKQCEQAALSADERIENSEGAGVQTGHYQYVYGNTHGFTAHQQGTRHSISCSIVAADENGMQRDYWYDAACRHQDMDSPEQIGKTAAERTLRRLNSRSIPTGGYPVLFDTTVAGGLIGHLVGALSGGALYRQSSFLIDSIGRKVLPDFLSLREEPHIPRAFGSTYFDSEGVATRPRFVIRDGIVEGYFLSSYSARKLGMQTTGNAGGAHNLYLNHTHETQSDLLKEMGTGLLVTELMGQGVNTITGDYSRGAAGFWVENGVISHPVQEITIAGRLQDMYLGIVGTANDALRRSSNKIGSVLIESMTVAGE, encoded by the coding sequence ATGCTGTTTAACCACACCGCCTCCGAGCTGACCGGCTTATGCGGACACGCCTTGGATTTGGCAAAAAACATGGGCGCGGCGGCTGCCGAAGCCGACTTTAGCGAATCCATTGGACAAAGCGTCAGCGTACGGCTGGGCGAAATCGAACAAATCGAGTTCCAGCAAGACAAATCGCTGGATATTACCGTGTACGTCGGCAAACGCAAAGGCCGCGCCAGCACCGCCGACTTCTCCGAAAAAGCCTTGCAAGACACCGTCAAAGCCGCTATCGACATCGCCCGCTATACCGCCGAAGACGATTGCGCAGGTCTGGCAGATGCTTCGCTGATGGCGCAACACGTCGGCAACCTTGACCGTTATCACGAATGGGATTTAAGCACGGAAGCCGCTATCGAGTTAGCAAAACAATGTGAACAAGCCGCCCTGAGCGCGGATGAACGCATCGAAAACTCCGAAGGCGCAGGCGTTCAGACCGGACATTACCAATACGTTTACGGCAACACCCACGGTTTTACCGCCCACCAACAAGGCACGCGCCACAGCATTTCGTGCAGCATCGTTGCCGCCGACGAAAACGGTATGCAGCGCGACTACTGGTACGACGCCGCCTGCCGCCATCAAGATATGGACAGCCCCGAGCAAATCGGCAAAACCGCCGCCGAGCGCACCTTACGTCGTCTGAACAGCCGCAGCATCCCGACAGGCGGCTATCCCGTCCTCTTCGATACCACCGTCGCAGGCGGCCTTATCGGACACCTCGTCGGCGCACTCAGCGGCGGCGCGCTCTACCGCCAAAGCAGCTTCCTGATCGACAGCATAGGCAGAAAAGTCCTGCCCGATTTCCTCAGCCTGCGCGAAGAACCGCACATCCCCCGCGCCTTCGGCAGCACCTATTTCGACTCCGAAGGCGTCGCCACGCGGCCGCGTTTCGTCATCCGCGACGGCATTGTCGAAGGCTATTTCCTCAGCAGTTACAGCGCGAGAAAGCTCGGTATGCAGACCACGGGCAACGCCGGCGGCGCACACAACCTTTATTTGAACCATACGCACGAAACGCAGTCCGACCTGCTGAAAGAAATGGGCACGGGATTGTTGGTTACCGAACTGATGGGTCAGGGTGTGAACACCATCACGGGCGACTACTCGCGCGGCGCGGCGGGTTTTTGGGTGGAAAACGGCGTCATCAGCCACCCCGTCCAAGAAATCACCATCGCCGGCCGCTTGCAGGATATGTACCTCGGCATCGTCGGCACTGCCAACGACGCGCTGCGCCGCTCTTCCAACAAAATCGGTTCGGTGCTGATCGAGAGCATGACCGTGGCGGGGGAGTAG